The following DNA comes from Acidobacteriota bacterium.
CGTCAAATTGGTCACACTTCAACTCGCCGAAGGCGCACGGGTTGAGGGACGAATCCGAAGCGTGAATGCTGCTTCGCTTGACTTTAACGTCAAAAACAGCAGCAGTCTAACCGATTACCCCAAAGGCGAGGCTCAGATCCCCAGAGACGCCGTCTCTCGAATTGAGGTTCGAGGGCTCAAGGAGAACAAGGGTATACGGGTTGCCGCAACCGTGGGAACGTTTGTCGGAACCATGATGGGAAGCATGGTTGCAATTGCCGGAACCGAAGCCGGGGAACCCGGTGACAAGTATTATGGCAGCTACGCGGCGAGTATCGCCATCTCCACGGGAGTTGCCATATTGGTGAACCGGGCTCTTCGTCCCAAGGACGTCACCTTCATCAAAATCCTGCCCGATTCACCCGGTGCGAGGATGCCGAAACCCACCGACAAGGAGGAAAGTACATACACGACGGCTTCGGAAGAAGTGTCAATCCCTCCACTGTTTGAGGAATCAAGTTCAGAACGATTCCGCCGCCAAGCCCGGAGAGCTGTGATGCGGCAAGACCTCCCGCTTGATTTGCGGAGACTGCACGTTCAGGGCGCACAGACAAGTTTTGGGCAACCAGGGAACGCTGTTGAATAGTTGGAAGAAATTGGAACAGCGGTTCTTTAATCCTTTAGCAATGAAGGTGTTGGGATGATTTACCTGGCGGGGATCTATGTCCGATCTCCTTCAAACCTCATGTGACATTCGGTGTGAGCAAAGTTTTTCCAGTAACTCAAAAACGTCACAATTGCCCCCAATTCTCCTTCACTGTCTCAAAGCCCGAGTTCCGAATGGGATCCGAGGCGAACAAGTCTCAGCTTGTCTGTGCCGTGCTTCTGGTAGATCAGTACCAGGTCAGGTTTCAGGTGGCAATCACGGAAATCTGTCCACTCGCCGCTCAGTGCATGGTCGTGGTGTCGAGATTCCAGCGGCTGATCATTTGCCAACGCGACCAGGACGGGAAACAAAACAGCGTCCAGCGACGTCCGGTGTCGGCCCTTCAACTCACGCCTGTAATCGCGTTTGAATTGACTGGTGCGCTCAATCCTTCCCATTCAGATCGTCCATGAGCGCACCCACGCTGTCGAATTGAGACATGCCACCCTTGCGGGCCTCCTTCATTGCCTCGATGGTGACAGTGTTTGGAGTCAGCGGTGCAAATGGCAGTGCCTTTTCCCGCGCAATCCTGGTCAGCAACAACCGTACGGCATCGGACACGGTCAGGCCCATTGCAGCCAGCACCGCAGCTGCCTCTTCCTTGATGGCTCCGTCAATGCGCGCTTGAACGAGTTGATTCGCTGGCATAGTCGATTCCCCTTGGTTTCCTGCATGACAATATCATACACCCTGTCTCCTGAGAGTCTCCAGTAAGAACTGGCGCGGCTCCTTCACGGAGCCGCCTTGCGGTATTCTGAGACGGTAACTATCCTTGCAGCTAGCAAGGGAGAATCTGTGAGCAGCCTTTCCAACATCGTTATTTTTCTTTCTCTTACCGCGGCAGCGTCGGAATCGCCTTCGGTTGGGCTGCACCCGGCCGTCTCCCGGGGAGACGCATCATCGGTGCGTGTTGAACTCGACAAGGGAGTCGATCCCAACCGCAAGAACCCGGACAAACTCACCCCCCTGCATCTCGCTGCCCGCCAAGGCCACCTTGAAATCTCCAGACTGCTGTTGGAGAAAGGGGCGGATCCTAACCGGATGCAGGACACAACCGCCCGCACGCCGCTGCACCTCGCCGTGCAGCACCAACATGAACAGGTAACCAGGCTGCTTCTGGAGCGGGGAGCCAATCCGAATCTGGTGGCCCGCTATGGAAAACGTGAAACCCTGGTGCCGTTGCAGTTGGCCGCCCGGAGCGCAGATGGTGAAATCGCCCGATTGCTCTTGAGGTACGGCGCCCGCCTGGGTGGTCGATGCTCCGGCTGCGGACCTCAACTACTCCATTTGGCGGCAGGTACCGGGCATGTAGGCCTGGCCCGATTGCTGCTTGCCCAGGGGGTCGATCCAAGCACCCCTTTAGACGGGCTGCGGCCGGCCCAGATCGCCGCTCGGCGCGGGCATCTGGAATTGGCCCGGTTGTTGGGAGGAAGCGAGGCGGAACTCGAGGCGCCCAGTGCGGACGGCGGCGCCGACGGCCAGAGAGCCTCGACGCAAGCCCGCGCCAACGTTTTTGGATCTCAGCGCTCACAAGAGCTGTTGGAGGGCGCCAAGCAATGGGCCTTGAGCTTCACCGCGAACCTCCCCGATTTCTTCTGCACCCAGATCACAACACGGTCCGACAACCAGGGTCGGGAAAACACGGCGCTGAAGAAACGCCATGACATCGTCACCAAGGTTCAGTTCGTCGACGGGGCCGAATCCTATATGACGCTCACCGTGGATGGGAAGCCGTCCCAAAGGCACGTTCGAGAAATCAGCGGCATGGGAGAGTTCGGCAGCGCGTTGCAGGCCCTCTTCCAGCCGGATTCGCCCGCAAGCTTCTTCCACGAGGGCGACAGCCTGCTCGAGGGGCAGCCGGCGGTTGTCTTTGCCGTCACCCATCCGTCCGGCTACCAGTTGTATACGGGCGTCCTGCACGACGGCACCCTGCAAAACTTCGTCAGGGTCGGCTACGAGGGACACATCCATATTGCAAAGGATTCGTCGGCGGTGCTGCGGATCGTGGGCGAACGGATCTTTGGCGTCCCGGCCGATTTTCCGGTCCGGCAGGCACGCTTTCAGATCGACTACGGCCCCGTGGACATCGAAGGCAGGACCTACTGGCTACCTCTCAGCTCCAGGGACGTCCTGGTTGGAAGACGCAGCTGGATCAACCAGAACGAAAACAAGTGGATGAACTATCGCCGGTTCGCTACCAAAACCACCCTGGATTTCGGCAAGTGAGGCGGCGCCCCCGGACGCCGAGCTTTTCCTCCGCCATGGACTCGGCCCTGCCCCGTTGCCAGCCGGATGCTACAATGAGCGGCTTGCGCATGCGGGCGAGACGCCCGCGCTCCCGGGTGATCCCCTCCCAGCAGGAATGGACGATTTGAGCTCAGATCGAAATTGAAAAAGAAGATTCCATTCATCCTGGCACTTGTCGTCCTGGTCTTCTATGGCCTCCATCAGGATTTCTGGTTCTGGCGCCTGGCCGATCCGTTGATCCTGGGATTTATCCCCATCGGCCTGTTTTACCATGCGCTCTATTCGGTAGCTGTAGCCGGCCTCATGTGGCTCCTGGTCCGGTACTGTTGGCCCGTGCACTTGGAGGAGGTCTCCGAATGCACCGAGCCCCCGCCCTCCACCCGTTCCGAGAAACCGACCCCATCATGATCCCCACCCTGGTTGTGCTGGTCTATCTGGCCCTGGTTCTTTACATCGGAATTTTCGCCTTTCGCCGTGCAGCCTCCAGGCACGCGGCTGAAGACTATTTTCTGGCCGGCCGTTCCCTGGGCCCCTTCGTCTTTCTCTTCTCGCTGTTCGGGACCAACATGACCGCCTTCACCATCCTGGGGGCCTCGGGACACGCCTTCAACAACGGGATCGTCACTTATGGGCTGATGGGCTCCTCCTCGGCCCTCATCATTCCCCTGACCCTCCTGCTGATCGGCACCCGCACCTGGGCGCTGGGCAAGAAACACGGCTTCATGACCCCTGTCCAGATGTTTCGGGACCGTTGGGAGTGCAGC
Coding sequences within:
- a CDS encoding type II toxin-antitoxin system YafQ family toxin, translating into MGRIERTSQFKRDYRRELKGRHRTSLDAVLFPVLVALANDQPLESRHHDHALSGEWTDFRDCHLKPDLVLIYQKHGTDKLRLVRLGSHSELGL
- a CDS encoding type II toxin-antitoxin system RelB/DinJ family antitoxin, with translation MPANQLVQARIDGAIKEEAAAVLAAMGLTVSDAVRLLLTRIAREKALPFAPLTPNTVTIEAMKEARKGGMSQFDSVGALMDDLNGKD
- a CDS encoding ankyrin repeat domain-containing protein; amino-acid sequence: MSSLSNIVIFLSLTAAASESPSVGLHPAVSRGDASSVRVELDKGVDPNRKNPDKLTPLHLAARQGHLEISRLLLEKGADPNRMQDTTARTPLHLAVQHQHEQVTRLLLERGANPNLVARYGKRETLVPLQLAARSADGEIARLLLRYGARLGGRCSGCGPQLLHLAAGTGHVGLARLLLAQGVDPSTPLDGLRPAQIAARRGHLELARLLGGSEAELEAPSADGGADGQRASTQARANVFGSQRSQELLEGAKQWALSFTANLPDFFCTQITTRSDNQGRENTALKKRHDIVTKVQFVDGAESYMTLTVDGKPSQRHVREISGMGEFGSALQALFQPDSPASFFHEGDSLLEGQPAVVFAVTHPSGYQLYTGVLHDGTLQNFVRVGYEGHIHIAKDSSAVLRIVGERIFGVPADFPVRQARFQIDYGPVDIEGRTYWLPLSSRDVLVGRRSWINQNENKWMNYRRFATKTTLDFGK